A DNA window from Halomicrobium mukohataei DSM 12286 contains the following coding sequences:
- a CDS encoding HEAT repeat domain-containing protein gives MVDRTEPPEPARLVEIVETEPVERVRDALTALAAAPPSVRKDAVRALGDLADDAPSRFDGLAPAVASFLTDEERAIRLTTAKLFVAVAEAEPDAVLAAVDDLGARLADEDEFYYVRARSAEALGYVALDHPDAVAAPDVLADLRVGLAFDEPEVTAKLAKALAFVALGDPDRLRHLVEHLGDHLDAESELVRYHVCTALVATGCEHPERLADVRGALAARLDDPNPYVRGRAAEAFGTVGADVFEEYPTARLRALTADDESFVTERGAFALTAERGRSAERRSDDGDLGTIASLRRTTGSVIEALTTADAVDDCPHCGTALPESGPPMCPQCGAPR, from the coding sequence ATGGTGGATCGAACCGAACCACCGGAGCCGGCACGGCTCGTCGAGATCGTCGAAACGGAACCGGTCGAACGGGTGCGGGACGCACTGACGGCACTCGCCGCCGCACCCCCGTCCGTTCGGAAGGACGCGGTACGGGCGCTGGGCGACCTCGCGGACGACGCTCCCTCGCGCTTCGACGGTCTGGCTCCCGCAGTCGCCTCGTTTCTCACCGACGAGGAACGCGCGATACGGCTCACGACCGCGAAGCTGTTCGTTGCCGTCGCCGAGGCCGAACCCGACGCCGTCCTCGCGGCCGTCGACGATCTCGGCGCTCGCCTCGCCGACGAGGACGAGTTTTACTACGTCCGTGCTCGCTCGGCCGAAGCGCTGGGATACGTCGCTCTCGACCACCCCGACGCTGTCGCAGCGCCCGACGTGCTCGCCGATCTGCGCGTCGGCCTCGCGTTCGACGAGCCCGAGGTCACGGCAAAACTCGCCAAGGCGCTGGCGTTCGTCGCGCTCGGCGATCCCGACCGACTCCGACACCTCGTCGAACACCTCGGGGATCACCTCGACGCCGAGAGCGAACTCGTCAGGTACCACGTCTGTACGGCGCTGGTCGCGACCGGCTGCGAGCACCCGGAGCGCCTGGCCGACGTTCGGGGGGCGCTCGCTGCGCGCCTGGACGACCCGAATCCGTACGTCCGGGGTCGCGCGGCGGAAGCGTTCGGGACCGTCGGGGCCGACGTTTTCGAAGAGTATCCGACCGCCCGACTGCGGGCGCTGACTGCCGACGACGAGTCGTTCGTCACAGAGCGTGGAGCGTTCGCGCTCACGGCGGAGCGAGGCCGATCAGCGGAACGGCGCTCGGACGACGGCGATCTCGGAACGATCGCGTCGCTTCGCCGGACGACCGGTTCGGTGATCGAGGCGCTGACGACCGCCGACGCCGTCGACGACTGTCCCCACTGCGGGACTGCACTGCCCGAGTCGGGGCCGCCGATGTGTCCCCAGTGTGGCGCGCCGCGATAG
- a CDS encoding Fic family protein produces MKDGYLIDTPAPGKYLSADSTASLPASKFYLPDDLPPSLELSAEVIEAHGRAMHSLGRLDGFWSKVDDPETAFGLFVYKEAEQSSQVEGTQVTVSDMLQRGSDSKDVREARNYATALRDATETLINQGRSRQQLSLALLQSLHESLMETGRTDDEDPRPGEFRDRYVWIEEEQQRGYGTAVRFAPPKPEIAVSKMDNFEEYMQHGGYPTLVDIGLLHYQLETVHPFVDGNGRVGRLLIVLMLIADDILVHPLFYLSSYIRRNRDEYTDRLLAVNEEGEWNAWLEFFLIGIREQADEAFTRAKLLLQLREGYRQEYSDAAPSVQALIEALFTEPIFTVSRAAELIDMSYQAANKAVDRLEADGVVEELTGQERYRQFQANEVLGVLNRSQAEIPAPGELIAE; encoded by the coding sequence ATGAAAGACGGGTACCTGATCGATACACCAGCGCCGGGGAAGTACCTGTCCGCCGATTCGACAGCATCACTTCCCGCATCGAAATTCTATCTCCCAGACGATCTTCCACCGTCGTTGGAACTCTCTGCCGAGGTCATCGAGGCACACGGGCGAGCGATGCATTCACTCGGTCGCCTCGACGGTTTCTGGAGTAAGGTCGACGACCCAGAGACTGCCTTTGGCCTGTTTGTGTACAAGGAGGCAGAACAGTCCTCGCAGGTCGAAGGGACGCAGGTGACCGTCTCAGATATGCTTCAGAGAGGGAGCGATTCGAAGGACGTACGAGAAGCTCGGAACTACGCTACGGCGCTCCGGGATGCAACTGAGACGCTGATCAATCAGGGTCGGAGTCGACAGCAGCTCTCGCTCGCTCTCCTGCAATCACTGCACGAGTCGCTGATGGAAACCGGACGAACGGACGACGAGGATCCACGACCGGGCGAGTTCCGGGATCGATACGTCTGGATCGAGGAAGAGCAACAGCGTGGCTACGGTACCGCTGTCCGATTCGCTCCCCCGAAACCGGAGATCGCTGTGTCGAAGATGGACAATTTCGAGGAGTACATGCAGCACGGAGGGTACCCGACGCTCGTCGATATCGGGCTGCTCCATTACCAGCTCGAAACGGTTCATCCGTTCGTCGACGGCAACGGTCGTGTCGGGCGGCTGTTGATCGTCCTGATGCTGATCGCTGACGACATTCTCGTCCACCCGCTGTTCTACCTCAGTTCCTATATTCGTCGTAATCGCGACGAGTACACGGATCGCTTGCTCGCAGTCAACGAGGAGGGAGAGTGGAATGCCTGGCTCGAATTCTTTTTGATCGGAATTCGAGAACAGGCAGACGAAGCCTTTACTCGCGCGAAATTACTGCTTCAGTTGCGGGAGGGATATCGTCAGGAATACAGTGACGCCGCTCCCTCGGTCCAGGCCCTGATCGAAGCTCTGTTCACCGAACCTATCTTCACCGTCTCTCGGGCAGCCGAACTGATCGATATGTCGTACCAGGCAGCGAACAAAGCAGTCGACCGACTCGAAGCAGACGGTGTCGTCGAGGAACTCACTGGTCAAGAACGATATCGTCAGTTTCAGGCGAACGAAGTACTCGGGGTTCTGAACAGAAGTCAGGCTGAGATTCCCGCTCCCGGTGAACTAATAGCTGAGTAA
- a CDS encoding NAD(P)/FAD-dependent oxidoreductase produces the protein MARNSNDANGATDREVVIVGGGPAGCSAGVFTARYDLDTVVFDRGRSSLRRCAHLENYLGFPAGMDIETLYDLFHDHAREAGCDLRSDLVESVERRDDDGFLVELQSGDPVTTDRVVAATRYGGEYLLSLDEAAMVTTREHDGEVHETFDDTYPAADGTTPIDGLYVASPSGASRQAIVAAGRGARTALSVVEDVRRGRGVPEPVVDHYDWVRRRAELDEEWDDRDRWREWFAQRLPDELDPESPALASVRESEIDRVFESYVDEDEIERRRERGQQRLLDHVDDDLIVERARVIEDRTAPERADD, from the coding sequence ATGGCGCGCAACTCGAACGACGCGAACGGAGCGACCGACCGCGAAGTCGTGATCGTCGGCGGTGGCCCCGCGGGCTGTTCGGCGGGCGTGTTTACCGCCCGATACGACCTGGATACGGTCGTGTTCGACCGTGGACGCTCGTCGCTCCGGCGGTGCGCTCACCTCGAAAACTACCTCGGCTTCCCCGCGGGCATGGACATCGAGACACTCTACGATCTGTTCCACGACCACGCCCGAGAGGCCGGCTGTGACCTCCGTTCGGACCTCGTCGAGTCCGTCGAGCGCCGTGACGACGACGGCTTCCTCGTGGAGCTTCAGTCCGGCGACCCGGTCACGACCGACCGAGTCGTCGCTGCGACGCGATACGGCGGGGAGTACCTCCTGTCGCTGGACGAGGCCGCGATGGTGACGACCCGCGAGCACGACGGCGAGGTACACGAGACCTTCGACGACACCTATCCCGCGGCGGACGGGACGACGCCGATCGACGGGCTGTACGTCGCCTCGCCCTCCGGAGCGTCCCGGCAGGCGATCGTCGCTGCCGGGCGGGGCGCGCGGACGGCCCTGAGCGTCGTCGAAGACGTTCGCCGCGGCCGCGGCGTTCCCGAGCCGGTCGTCGATCACTACGACTGGGTCCGTCGGCGCGCGGAGCTAGACGAGGAGTGGGACGATCGGGACCGGTGGCGCGAGTGGTTCGCCCAGCGGCTTCCGGACGAGCTCGATCCCGAATCGCCGGCACTGGCGTCCGTTCGCGAGTCCGAGATCGATCGGGTGTTCGAGAGCTACGTCGACGAAGACGAGATCGAGCGACGGCGCGAACGCGGCCAACAACGACTCCTCGATCACGTCGACGACGATCTGATCGTCGAACGGGCCCGTGTCATCGAGGACCGAACTGCGCCAGAGCGTGCCGACGACTGA
- a CDS encoding putative zinc-binding protein gives MTEDYDDLPLVYSCSGCSSAAQMANDLAVRLDRERVAEMSCIAGVGADVDPLVETATAGRPMVVIDGCPLECARNSLERHDVAPDRHVNLAKRGVAKEYHTDYDDDQAERLFEDLRATIEDLTATA, from the coding sequence ATGACCGAAGACTACGACGACCTGCCGCTGGTGTACTCGTGCTCTGGGTGTTCGAGTGCGGCCCAGATGGCCAACGACCTCGCCGTACGACTCGACCGCGAGCGCGTGGCGGAGATGTCCTGTATCGCGGGCGTGGGTGCAGACGTCGACCCGCTCGTGGAGACGGCAACTGCCGGGCGACCGATGGTCGTGATCGACGGGTGCCCCCTGGAGTGTGCGCGCAACAGCCTCGAACGCCACGACGTGGCCCCGGACCGTCACGTCAACCTCGCCAAACGCGGCGTGGCGAAGGAGTATCACACGGACTACGACGACGATCAGGCCGAGCGCCTGTTCGAAGACCTCCGCGCGACGATCGAAGACCTCACCGCGACGGCCTGA
- a CDS encoding carboxylate--amine ligase: MAGTRDGRREGVVVPGIDTASSTAAVRSLGRRSIPAIVASEHDTPPAAESAYCEESVSVPDPAVDFPGYETALLELARRDDVATILPFREPDVYALARNRDQFREHVGTPWPTLATLRRVQDRVALFEAADRAGVATPRTRTLSEWTDWEAECIVKPRYTFRAPEYADRFEDPETQWSSTAYLEPGERPDGEAIVEEMGHVPLVQEYVPTIEEYGFFAQYDHGSPVATFQHRQRRGWKYCGGPSAFRESVDIPALERAGRALLDELDWHGVAMVEFLRDPRTGAFKLMEINPRFWSSLPFTVQAGVDFPLLAWAQATDRPIDGAPDYEVGIGGHLLRGEALHLHSVLTEEYPLVERPSFPVRAGEIAASLLGHPRFDYLSTDDPGPFVRDVRNTVEQVTGDASADDLGDSGPAARLVTAVQRLFVRE; encoded by the coding sequence ATGGCTGGCACGCGAGACGGTCGCCGGGAGGGCGTGGTCGTGCCCGGAATCGACACGGCGAGTAGCACCGCGGCGGTCCGGTCGCTCGGTCGCCGATCGATCCCGGCGATCGTCGCCTCCGAGCACGACACCCCACCGGCCGCCGAGTCGGCGTACTGCGAGGAATCGGTCAGCGTCCCCGATCCGGCGGTGGACTTTCCGGGCTACGAGACGGCGCTGCTGGAACTGGCCCGGCGCGACGACGTGGCGACGATCCTCCCCTTTCGCGAACCGGACGTGTACGCCCTGGCGCGCAACCGCGACCAGTTTCGCGAGCACGTCGGAACGCCGTGGCCGACGCTTGCGACCCTGCGACGGGTGCAAGATCGGGTGGCGCTGTTCGAGGCCGCCGACCGGGCCGGCGTCGCCACGCCCCGGACCCGGACGCTCTCGGAGTGGACCGACTGGGAGGCAGAGTGCATCGTCAAGCCCCGCTACACCTTCCGCGCACCGGAGTACGCCGACCGCTTCGAGGACCCCGAGACCCAGTGGAGTTCGACCGCGTACCTCGAACCGGGCGAGCGACCCGACGGCGAGGCGATCGTCGAGGAGATGGGCCACGTACCCCTCGTCCAGGAGTACGTCCCGACGATCGAGGAGTACGGCTTCTTCGCCCAGTACGACCACGGCAGCCCGGTCGCGACGTTTCAGCACCGCCAGCGTCGCGGCTGGAAGTACTGTGGCGGCCCGAGCGCGTTCCGCGAGTCCGTCGACATCCCGGCCCTGGAGCGGGCCGGGCGGGCGCTGCTGGACGAACTCGACTGGCACGGCGTCGCCATGGTGGAGTTCCTGCGAGACCCGCGCACGGGGGCGTTCAAGCTGATGGAGATCAACCCCCGGTTCTGGTCGTCGCTGCCCTTCACGGTCCAGGCCGGCGTCGACTTCCCCCTGCTCGCCTGGGCGCAGGCGACGGATCGCCCCATCGACGGCGCACCCGACTACGAGGTCGGGATCGGGGGACACCTCCTCCGGGGCGAAGCGCTGCACCTCCACAGCGTCCTGACCGAGGAGTACCCGCTGGTCGAACGCCCCTCGTTCCCGGTCCGTGCCGGGGAGATCGCGGCGTCGCTGCTCGGGCATCCCCGCTTCGACTACCTCTCGACCGACGATCCCGGCCCGTTCGTCCGCGACGTTCGCAACACGGTCGAGCAGGTGACGGGTGACGCGAGCGCGGACGACCTCGGCGACTCTGGCCCCGCCGCCCGCCTCGTCACCGCCGTACAGCGGCTGTTCGTGCGCGAGTAA
- a CDS encoding DUF7551 domain-containing protein → MIGTTLAELRERVERLATDDGSYRVVCGRTGERPVPVATLRFDSRSTARLAVRATEQYRSTLRTYDPRTPRYDLIVCEESDPFGDRALSAGSRPDTDAAVPSVADACDSNEGTQRRIEFCHRVAAAVFEALSDGPYDDLETAIVDAYFELAETVDDPDDLCLCLLECLATEFDARLRPDQQAALLTDAASQLTPVDRTRQPVATALAALQRRGLVGEFSCRSTSIDRENRRRTVQATLSAYALSVRDGRLPVLPVAVELSRHQPEWSLSGFRVVDADRGWRLVVELGGSEPMSLSTVPVQSP, encoded by the coding sequence ATGATCGGGACGACACTCGCAGAGCTTCGAGAACGCGTCGAACGGCTCGCCACGGACGACGGTTCGTACCGCGTCGTCTGTGGTCGGACTGGCGAGCGACCGGTCCCCGTCGCGACACTGCGCTTCGACAGTCGCTCGACGGCACGCCTCGCGGTCCGTGCGACCGAACAGTACCGGAGCACGCTTCGCACGTACGATCCTCGGACGCCGCGATACGACCTGATCGTCTGCGAGGAGTCGGACCCGTTCGGCGACCGGGCGCTCTCTGCGGGCTCCCGTCCGGACACCGACGCCGCGGTGCCGTCGGTGGCTGACGCCTGCGATTCGAACGAGGGGACACAACGGCGCATCGAGTTCTGTCACCGGGTCGCCGCAGCCGTCTTCGAGGCGCTGTCCGACGGCCCGTACGACGACCTGGAGACCGCCATCGTGGATGCGTACTTCGAACTCGCAGAGACCGTCGACGACCCGGACGACCTCTGTCTGTGCTTGCTGGAGTGTCTCGCTACCGAGTTCGACGCGCGACTGCGCCCCGACCAGCAGGCAGCACTGTTGACCGACGCGGCGTCGCAGCTGACGCCCGTCGATCGGACCCGGCAGCCGGTCGCCACGGCACTGGCGGCGCTCCAGCGTCGCGGCCTCGTCGGGGAGTTCAGCTGTCGCTCGACCTCGATCGACCGGGAGAACCGACGACGGACCGTCCAGGCGACGCTCTCTGCGTACGCACTGTCGGTCCGGGACGGTCGACTGCCGGTGCTTCCGGTGGCAGTCGAACTGTCGCGCCACCAGCCCGAGTGGTCACTGTCGGGGTTCCGCGTCGTCGACGCGGACCGCGGCTGGCGTCTCGTCGTCGAACTCGGCGGCAGCGAGCCGATGTCGCTCTCGACCGTCCCGGTCCAGTCGCCGTAG
- a CDS encoding right-handed parallel beta-helix repeat-containing protein has protein sequence MSRDSQPRRSRRAFLALTAAAVGSLAGCPGGGPETETPVPPDDGTRTPGETTETPVQTTERQSRFDEVIDITEVGGAADGSEPITDLLAEHAADDTLIEFPAGTYAVDHLSLTGLRNVGLRAVDGADVSFVPTAPASELGTTLLRLVDLKRFLFEGIDLDFRAEGDGGMMYVLGTDDFAVRDVTVRGQYPPDVSGFRFEAVTPDSTALVENVRLSGGSTDDSDSVGIYVGHNHAGTLTVRDCVVENFPNNGIYASSPGRQDGLSGSNGPVHVRGGRYRNNNIANVRLGSTGSSVKRATVVVDEVPPRHTNGLDPRGIRMRAREGQVVEDCEVRIEGQVPTSSGGIVLHSEAGRATIRDSTVTVDTDGVPAINALRPADSQRGPVVENVTISGRAATEHAIDITRRNGTRIRGSRIEQTGPRRSGIRFEQSRDCLVADTNFDVTGNPITAINSEVVRQNVSHDPPEKRSE, from the coding sequence GTGTCACGAGATTCGCAGCCCCGCCGCTCTCGCCGTGCCTTCCTCGCGCTCACAGCGGCAGCCGTCGGCTCGCTCGCCGGCTGTCCGGGTGGTGGTCCGGAGACTGAGACGCCGGTGCCGCCCGACGACGGGACCCGGACGCCGGGGGAGACGACGGAGACGCCGGTCCAGACGACCGAGAGACAGTCCCGGTTCGACGAGGTGATCGACATCACCGAGGTCGGCGGTGCGGCCGACGGCTCGGAACCGATCACCGATCTGCTGGCCGAACACGCGGCCGACGATACGCTGATCGAGTTCCCGGCCGGGACCTACGCGGTCGATCACCTCTCGCTGACCGGGCTCCGCAACGTCGGACTCCGTGCGGTCGACGGGGCCGACGTGTCGTTCGTTCCGACTGCTCCCGCCAGCGAGCTGGGCACGACGCTCCTGCGACTGGTCGATCTCAAGCGGTTCCTCTTCGAGGGGATCGATCTCGACTTCCGAGCCGAGGGGGACGGCGGCATGATGTACGTACTGGGGACCGACGACTTCGCCGTCCGCGATGTCACGGTCAGGGGCCAGTATCCGCCCGACGTGTCCGGGTTCCGGTTCGAGGCGGTCACGCCAGACAGTACCGCCCTCGTCGAGAACGTCCGTCTCTCCGGTGGCTCGACCGACGATTCGGACTCCGTCGGAATCTACGTCGGCCACAACCACGCCGGGACCCTGACCGTCCGGGACTGCGTGGTGGAGAACTTCCCGAACAACGGGATCTACGCGTCGTCGCCGGGCCGCCAGGACGGTCTCTCGGGATCGAACGGACCCGTCCACGTCCGGGGCGGGCGCTACCGGAACAACAACATCGCCAACGTCAGGCTCGGCTCGACCGGTTCGTCGGTCAAGCGCGCGACCGTCGTCGTCGACGAGGTCCCGCCGCGTCACACCAACGGGCTCGATCCCCGCGGGATCAGGATGCGGGCCCGCGAAGGCCAGGTCGTCGAGGACTGCGAGGTCCGCATCGAGGGGCAGGTTCCGACGAGCTCCGGCGGGATCGTGCTCCACTCGGAGGCGGGCCGGGCGACGATCAGAGACTCGACGGTGACCGTCGACACCGACGGCGTCCCGGCGATCAACGCCCTCCGTCCCGCCGACAGCCAGCGAGGGCCGGTCGTCGAGAACGTCACCATCAGCGGCCGCGCGGCGACGGAACACGCGATCGACATCACCAGGCGAAACGGCACCCGCATCCGGGGCTCGCGGATCGAACAGACGGGTCCACGCCGCTCCGGAATCCGGTTCGAACAGTCGCGTGACTGTCTCGTCGCCGATACGAACTTCGACGTGACCGGCAATCCGATCACCGCGATCAACTCCGAGGTCGTGCGCCAGAACGTCTCGCACGACCCGCCGGAAAAGAGATCCGAGTAG
- a CDS encoding DUF7521 family protein translates to MVIVLVISTVIFGGLIAYLAHRAARRLHSRPMQLFSVGFAILTAGLATSGVLAVLFRLDAKEGLLIQGVFVLVGLGVLLRSIYMRSPNVGV, encoded by the coding sequence ATGGTCATCGTCCTCGTGATCAGTACGGTCATCTTCGGCGGGCTCATCGCGTATCTCGCGCACCGTGCCGCCCGCCGATTACACTCCCGACCGATGCAACTGTTCAGCGTCGGGTTCGCCATTCTGACGGCCGGCCTGGCTACCAGCGGGGTGCTCGCAGTGCTCTTTCGCCTCGACGCGAAGGAGGGACTGCTGATTCAGGGCGTGTTCGTCCTCGTCGGCCTCGGCGTCCTCCTTCGGTCGATCTACATGCGCAGCCCGAACGTCGGCGTCTGA
- a CDS encoding universal stress protein produces MYDTVLVPTDGSDHAERAGAHAAFLARAFDASIHLLNVVDLQAAAGPMNAGGVDEAYVERLESEGEATIGALEPIFEDVPVETAVVRGRPSEAILDYAAEHDADLLAMGTHGRTGLERYIAGSVVEHVVRHATVPVLTTRAVETSTVDDGYDEIVIPTDGSEPSTAAVEHGLAIAERTDARVHAINVVNVATLSSGPDQTAPTELLAEFTARGERATEEIATAAADRGLDATTTVREGFPARDILDYVEANDADLVAMGTAGRSGLNRFLLGSTTERVIRHSPVPVCAVNARDAE; encoded by the coding sequence ATGTACGACACCGTTCTGGTCCCGACCGACGGCAGCGACCACGCCGAACGGGCGGGGGCCCACGCCGCGTTCCTCGCGCGGGCGTTCGACGCGTCGATCCACCTCCTCAACGTCGTCGACCTCCAGGCGGCGGCCGGCCCGATGAACGCCGGTGGCGTCGACGAGGCCTACGTCGAGCGCCTCGAATCGGAAGGCGAGGCGACGATCGGGGCGCTCGAACCGATCTTCGAGGATGTCCCGGTCGAGACGGCCGTCGTCCGGGGACGGCCCAGCGAAGCGATCCTCGACTACGCCGCGGAACACGACGCGGATCTGCTGGCGATGGGGACCCACGGCCGGACTGGTCTCGAACGGTACATCGCCGGGAGCGTCGTCGAACACGTCGTCCGTCACGCGACCGTCCCGGTCCTGACGACTCGTGCGGTCGAGACCAGCACCGTCGACGACGGCTACGACGAGATCGTGATCCCGACCGACGGGAGCGAGCCGTCGACGGCGGCGGTCGAGCACGGCCTCGCCATCGCCGAGCGGACCGACGCCCGAGTACACGCGATCAACGTCGTCAACGTCGCGACGCTGTCCTCGGGCCCGGACCAGACCGCGCCCACGGAGCTGCTAGCGGAGTTCACTGCCCGCGGCGAGCGTGCTACCGAGGAGATCGCGACGGCCGCGGCCGATCGCGGGCTCGACGCCACGACGACGGTCCGCGAGGGATTCCCGGCCCGAGACATCCTCGACTACGTCGAAGCGAACGACGCCGATCTGGTCGCGATGGGGACGGCGGGGCGAAGCGGCCTGAACCGCTTCCTCCTTGGCAGCACCACCGAGCGCGTCATCCGCCACTCCCCGGTACCGGTCTGTGCGGTCAACGCTCGGGACGCGGAGTGA
- a CDS encoding NAD(P)/FAD-dependent oxidoreductase translates to MVDVGVVGAGAGAAALSYVVDGSHPSADLTVLEKSGGVCGRAATRRHGSLTYDYGANYLKSDDERVADLVRETLGEAGRVDVTEPIYTFDGDGTVSEGRDTDEHRWSYESGLTQIAKRLFSETDATVHRRTRVEAVRRLPETDQWELTDTDGRQWGPFDALALNPPAPQTAALLDGAEWEHPVRERLAAAATDVPYRTIWTAVLHYEFELDRPYYALINTDDDHDVGWIAREECKRGHVPDGESLLVVQASPGWSVDNYDGDPADNVAELAELTAAVVGDDRLTEPDWTDHQGWRYALPDAGVQSGPVASANEHGLYPVGDWVAGEARLHAALRNGLDVGERLAYAL, encoded by the coding sequence ATGGTCGACGTTGGCGTGGTCGGCGCGGGCGCTGGCGCAGCGGCACTCAGCTACGTGGTCGACGGCTCCCACCCGTCGGCAGATCTGACGGTCCTCGAAAAGTCCGGCGGCGTCTGCGGGCGGGCCGCGACCCGGCGGCACGGCTCGCTGACCTACGACTACGGCGCGAACTACCTGAAGTCCGACGACGAGCGCGTCGCGGACCTCGTCCGCGAGACGCTGGGCGAGGCGGGACGGGTCGACGTGACCGAGCCGATCTACACCTTCGACGGGGACGGAACGGTCTCCGAGGGACGAGACACCGACGAACACAGGTGGAGCTACGAGTCGGGCCTCACCCAGATCGCGAAGCGACTGTTTTCCGAGACCGACGCGACCGTCCACCGCCGGACGCGGGTCGAGGCCGTTCGCCGGCTCCCGGAGACCGACCAGTGGGAGCTGACTGACACCGACGGCCGGCAGTGGGGTCCCTTCGACGCACTGGCGCTGAATCCGCCGGCACCCCAGACCGCGGCGCTGCTCGACGGCGCGGAGTGGGAGCATCCCGTGCGTGAACGGCTGGCCGCGGCCGCGACGGACGTGCCCTACCGGACGATCTGGACGGCCGTGCTCCACTACGAGTTCGAACTCGACCGCCCCTACTACGCGCTCATCAACACCGACGACGACCACGACGTGGGCTGGATCGCTCGCGAGGAGTGCAAGCGCGGCCACGTCCCAGACGGGGAGAGTCTGCTCGTCGTCCAGGCGAGCCCGGGGTGGTCGGTCGACAACTACGACGGCGATCCCGCCGACAACGTCGCCGAGCTAGCCGAACTGACCGCGGCCGTCGTCGGCGACGACCGGCTCACCGAGCCGGACTGGACCGACCACCAGGGGTGGCGCTACGCGCTCCCGGACGCGGGCGTCCAGTCCGGCCCGGTCGCCTCGGCCAACGAGCACGGACTCTATCCGGTCGGCGACTGGGTCGCCGGAGAGGCCCGCCTCCACGCGGCGCTTCGCAACGGCCTCGACGTGGGCGAACGGCTCGCCTACGCCCTGTGA
- a CDS encoding endonuclease III domain-containing protein, which produces MQSPEEWTAADVRELHDDLVSLYEPVAQTEAHGADADAEPGEGVRQLVTTILSQNVADENTRRASESLFETYEDFAAIEAADHDELAETIRVAGLPDQKAARIQRALTAIREETGGAYSLAFLDALPTAEAKAWLTDIKGVGPKTASVVLNFHFGKPTMAVDTHVERVSKRFGLVPEDASNERAHDALDAVVPDELTYPLHVLLIRHGRTHCSARNPDCDNPVCERYCDCEGCGSD; this is translated from the coding sequence ATGCAGAGTCCCGAAGAGTGGACGGCGGCGGACGTACGCGAGTTGCACGACGACCTCGTCTCGCTGTACGAACCGGTCGCACAGACCGAGGCACACGGGGCCGACGCCGACGCGGAGCCGGGCGAGGGCGTCCGACAGCTCGTGACGACGATCCTCTCCCAGAACGTCGCCGACGAGAACACGCGCCGGGCCTCGGAGTCGCTGTTCGAAACCTACGAGGACTTCGCGGCAATCGAGGCGGCCGACCACGACGAGCTGGCCGAGACGATCCGCGTCGCCGGCCTCCCGGACCAGAAGGCGGCCCGTATCCAGCGTGCGCTGACCGCGATCCGCGAGGAGACCGGCGGGGCCTACTCGCTGGCCTTCCTCGACGCGCTGCCGACAGCGGAGGCGAAGGCGTGGCTCACCGACATCAAGGGCGTGGGTCCCAAGACCGCGAGCGTCGTGCTGAACTTCCACTTCGGGAAGCCGACGATGGCCGTCGACACGCACGTCGAGCGCGTGTCCAAGCGATTCGGACTCGTCCCGGAAGACGCGAGCAACGAGCGCGCCCACGACGCCCTCGACGCGGTCGTGCCGGACGAACTCACGTATCCGCTGCACGTCCTGCTCATCCGCCACGGGCGCACGCACTGTTCGGCGCGGAACCCGGACTGTGACAACCCGGTCTGTGAGCGCTACTGCGACTGTGAGGGCTGTGGGAGCGACTGA